The genomic stretch TATGATTGAGCTTGGAAAGCAGCAGAACGTCATTCTATGCACTTTTGGTGATATGATGCGAGTACCAGGTTCGGATTCGTCCCTTGCTGAAGAGAAAGCAAATGGCCACGACATCCGCGTACTGTACTCTCCACTAGAAGCACTTGATATTGCTGAAGAGAATTTGGACAAGAAGGTAATATTTTTAGCAGTAGGGTTTGAAACTACGACGCCTGCTATTGCTGCGACAATTGACATGGCAGAGCAACGTGGAATTGAAAATTATTACGTCTTTACAGCCCATAAAATTTGTCCACCAGTAGTAAAACTGCTGTTTCAAGATCCGAACTTAAAGGTCGATGGGTTACTGCTTCCGGGGCATGTTGCTGCAATTGTCGGTCGTAAGGCGTTAGATTTCATTGCTACTGAATATCATGTGCCGAGTTCGATTGCTGGTTTTGAGCCATTAGACGTATTAGCGGGAATGTTTGATATCCTGCGCATGCTCAATAAGGGTGAGGCGGCTGTTACGAACCAATACCTACGAGTTGTAAAAGAAGAAGGAAATATCCCAGCCCAAGAAATGCTAGAAAAATACTTTCAAGCGACCGATTCAAACTGGCGCGGGATTGGGAATATTCCAGGCAGTGGTCTAGAGCTTCGTGACCCGTATAAGAAATATGACGCGCGCACATTGTTTGATATCAAAGTGTCTGCTACTGTGAAAACGAAAGGTTGCCGCTGTGGTGAAGTCCTTTCTGGGTATATCAAGCCTACGGAATGTGGACACTTTGGCAAAAGCTGCACGCCAGTCAGCCCAGTTGGTCCTTGTATGGTATCTTATGAAGGAACTTGTGCTACCTACTATAAATATGAGCGAAAGGTATGATGTAAGTGACAGAGAAAATTCTATTAGCCCATGGTGACGGTGGTAAACTTACCCATGACCTTGTCGATTCAATTTTTGCAAAGCATTTCTATAGTAGTGATCAAGTATTGCCAGATGCTTTCGTGGCAGATAATGAAGAAGGAAGAATTGCCTTTACGACAGATACCTTTGTTGTGAATCCATTATTTTTCAAGGGCGGCGACATTGGTAAAATTGCGATTGCTGGAACAGTGAACGATTTAGCTGTTGTCGGTGCGATACCGAAATACATTAGCTGTGGTTTTATTATTGAAGAAGGTTTTTCAATTGCTGATTTAGAGAAGATTGTTGTTTCCATGGCGAAGACTGCGAACGAGGCACAAGTAAAAATCGTTACTGGCGATACCAAAGTTGTTGAGAAGAATAAAGGCGACGGTGTATTTATTAACACGTCAGGGATTGGGTTTATACCACTACAGAGCCAGTTATCGTATCGTAACATCGCGGTTGGGGATGCTGTTTTAATTAATGGGAATATTGGGGAGCATGGGATGGCAATTATGTCCGAGCGCTCTGGGCTTAATTTCTCAAGTCCAGTGCAAAGTGATTGCCAAGCATTAAACCTGTTTATAAAAAAGCTTATGGAGCATGTGCCAGATGTGCGTTTCATGCGCGATCCTACGCGCGGTGGAATCGCAACAACATTGAAAGAAATTGCTGTGGATACAAGGCTTAATATCATTATCGATGAAGAATCGCTACCGGTTAGTGATGAGTTAATGGGAGCGGCTGACCTTTTAGGGTTAGATCCGTTATATCTTGCCAATGAAGGTAAGGTACTGGTATTCGTTCCTGAGCATCAAGTAGAGCTAGCGTTAGAGATTATGAGAAGCATGCCAGAAGGCATTGGCTCAACGCAAATTGCGAAAGTAGAGGAAGGCAACGGACAAGTATTTTTGCAGACAGCATTTGGCGGCAAGAAAATTATCGATTTATTAGCGGGAGCGCCTCTGCCGCGAATCTGCTAAACTTGCAAGATTTACATGTCGTGTACTTTTATATGGTATCTTTTGTGCTATAATCGTAATAATATGAATAGCTAAGTAACCTTTAGGGGTTGCTTTTTCTTTTACATATATGAGTCAATTAATAAATTGTTCAGGTATATCAAGATTTACGTACAGCATTAGAAGGGCGGTTTAGATGATGCAGCAGGATTACGCAATTAGGGCCACTGGATTTCAAGATAAGGTAAGAATATTTGCCTGTAGAACGACGAATTTAGTCAATGAGATTCATCGTAGACATGACACTTCCGCGACAGTAAGTGCGGCCGTTGGAAGGGTTGCTTCCATTGGTGCGATGATGGGACTCATGCATAAGGGGAATGAAAAGATAACAATTCAAGTCAGCGGTGATGGGCCAGTCGGTCGGATTATCGTGGATGCAGACGCTTGTGGTGTTGTCAGAGGGTACGTCACGAATCCGCAAGTAGATTTCCCGCAAAACGAATTTGGCAAACTAGATGTAAGAAGGGCTGTTGGAACGACAGGAACAATTTATGTGATTAAAGATATCGGAATGAAAGAACCGTATAGAGGCTCGTCAGAGATTATTTCCGGGGAAATTGGCGAGGATTTTACGTATTATTTTACCCAATCAGAGCAGACTCCTTCGGCGGTAGGAGTAGGAGTACTAGTGGATACAGACTTAAGCATTAAAGCGGCTGGAGGGTTTATCATTCAGTTATTTCCAGGGGCGCCCGATGAAGTAGTCCAAGCCTTGGAACAAAGGCTAGCCACTTTGGGTAATGTTTCCAAAAAAATCGACGAAGGTCTCACGCCTGAGGACCTAGTGCATTACATAGCGGGAGATGGTAAAATATTACAAAGGCAGGATATATGCTTTGATTGCAATTGTAGTATTGATCGTGTAAAAGGCATGATTAAACAATTAGGTCTCGCTGAAGTACAGAGTATGTTATCAGTCGAACGACAAGCTGAAGTTGTATGCAATTTCTGCAATGAGAAACACATGGTTTCAGAGAGTGATTTAGAACAGATAGAGAGCGAACTGGAGGGGAAATAGTGAAAGTCAAGGTTTTATGGGGACTTGTAGTTGTTTTATTCATTGCACTTATTATTGCATTATACCAACAACTAACAACTACTGAAGTTGCCCGCATTGAACAAAAGGTGATTTCTGAGCAGGAGTTTGTGAACGAATTAATCAAAAGACACGGCTCTCAGCTTCTAAAAGAAATGATTGAAAAAGAGGCGATTAGCTTTGAAGCAAAGCGTTTAGCAGTAGAAGTCTCGGAAAGGGAGGTCGATAAAGAAATAGAAAAATATAGACATAACTTTATGGATTCTAATAAGGATTTAGAGACACTTTTATTAGAAGAGTACGGAATTGTTCTGGCTCAGTTAAAAGAAGATATCCGTTACAACCTTCTATTAGAGAAGCTAGCTACGTTGGATGTGAAAGTAACAGAGTCTGAGATAGAAAAGTACTATCAAGAGAATATTGACCAGTATAAAGAGCCAGCAAAACTTCACATTCGAAGAATTCTTGTTAAAGATAGGGATGAGGCAAACCGTGTTCGACGCGACCTTCAAGAAGGCGCTGATTTTGCCGCATTAGCAATGGAGGTTTCTCAAGATCGAATCACGGCGGCTAATGGTGGAGATTTAGGTTATATTAGCGTAGATAGTATCTATGTAGATTTTGAAATTATCGATACAGCCCTTCGATTGAACGTTGGTCAATATAGTCAGCCTTTTTATAATTTTGAAGGCTGGAATATTATCTTGCTTGAAGATATAACCGAAGAGAAGTTGTATGATTTTGCAGAAGTGAAGCCGTTAATCCATAGGGAACTCGCGCTACGACAAGCGGCGAAACCGTTAAACGAATATTTGCAGGACTTGATACGGAAACTAGATGTAGAAATCCAGAACCCATTAGTCCAGTCGAATTTGAAATAATATAAATTAAGTATTGACATAAGTATATAGGAGTCGTATTATGAAAGTATATTATTCCAATAAAAATACTCGGATATAGGAGGATGTATATGCGTACTGTAAAAAATATATCGGATTTAATTGGTTTTACTCCAATTGTTAAATTGAACCGTGTAGTTGGAGCGGAAGATGCGGAAGTGTATGTGAAGCTTGAATCTTACAACCCTGGTAGTAGCGTAAAAGATCGTATTGCGTTAGCGATGATTGAGGATGCGGAAAGCAAGGGGCTTTTGAAGGAAGGGTCAACCATCCTTGAACCAACGAGCGGTAATACGGGAATTGGGTTAGCGATGCTAGCTGCGGCTAAGGGCTATCGTGCGATTTTGGTTATGCCTGAGACGATGAGTATGGAGCGCAGAAATCTTCTAAAAGCCTTTGGTGCGGACTTAGTATTAACTCCTGGAGCGGAAGGAATGGGCGGGGCAATTCGTAAAGCCGAAGAAATTGCAAAGGAAAACCCGGATTATTTTGTACCACAGCAATTTAAGAATATGTCCAATCCAGAAGTTCATCGCAAGACTACTGCGATAGAAATTCTTGAGCAAATGGAGAGCAACATTGATGCATTTGTATCCGGCATTGGAACTGGTGGGACGATTACTGGTGTTGGCGAAGTATTGAAAGAGAAGATTCCAAACGTAGAGATTATTGCCGTAGAGCCTATGGCTTCTCCTGTACTTTCAGGTGGAAAACCTGGACCACATAAGATTCAAGGAATTGGTGCTGGCTTTGTACCGGACGTTTTAAATACGAAAGTTTACGATAAAATTCAAAAAGTAGAAAATGAAGAAGCAATGGAGATGGGTCGACGTTTAGCGAAAGAAGAAGGCCTATTAGTAGGTATTTCATCAGGCGCGGCAATCCATGCTGCGATTTTAGTAGCAAAGCGCTTAGGTAAAGGTAAAAAAGTGGTTGTTGTGGCGCCTGACACAGGGGAACGTTACTTAAGCACTGCATTATTCCAGTTTGAGTAAAAACCGCTGGGGATTAATAGTAGCACAGGAACTTAGAGTCGCTTTTGCAAGCGGCTCTTTTTCTGTATCATAACAAAAGTTAGACTGTTCATAGGATAATGGGCGTATATTTAGCAACAGAGTAATGAGAAACTCGCTGATATGTAATACAGTTTGTAACATAAGTATAATATTAGATGTATTGTGAAAATAATTTGAACGTGATATATTTTATATACGCCCAAAACAATCAAGTAGCGCGCAGAAAAAGTTTCGAACTTTACAGTTATGTTACATGTAATGTTTTAGGCAGGAATTTAGTAGTCGATAATATAATAATAGTATTGCAGATGAAAATGCCATGAACTACTAGAGTTTAATTTACTAGAAACTGATTTAGAAAGAAGTAGGAGATTACGTCACAAACGTCAAAACTCCGAGGCGATAACAATGAAACCAACATACTGGTACTTTCCGATTTTTGCGTTAGTAATCGCGGTCATCATGTTTTTTGTATACGACAGTAGGACATCAGATGTAATTGGCACTACGCCGCAGCAAGTCGATACCGAAGAACTAAGTGATGGTCTAGATATTGAAGATTATGCAACTGTTGATGACGCAATCCATGAAATGCCAATTGAAGAATTTGAATTCACAATGTTTGGGCGCACTGGTAAGGTCAATGTGATCCGATATTATGATGAAGAATTGTACCTTGATATGGACTCGATTGCGGGTTGGGATAATAGGATTGTAGATTGGAACGAAGATAAATCTTTATTCACTGCTCCGTTCTTTGGAATGAAATTTTCTGCTCCTGGCGAAGGTTATGACTTTATGGTAGGAGAAACACCATTCTTATTGTATTATCCAATCATTATCCGTTCTGAAATCGTATATTTTCCACTTCACTCTTTAGCCGCTAACTTCGGCGGATATATCTCTAGAGAAGGTGACAATAAAATAAGCTTTAATGTTCAGGATTTGCCAGAAGAAGCAACTGAGACTCCAGAAAATCTACAGACTCCAACGGATGAGAAATCGTCTAGCAAGAAGGAAAAAGAACGTAATATAGTGATTGACCTAACGAAAGTGAAAATGGAACGAGTAGATTTCAAGGTGTTACAAGCCAATGGCAAAGTTGATATCTTTCGATTTGAAGATGAAATTTACTTTGATATGCAATCCCTTGCTGAATATTATGGCAAGTCTATAGCTTGGGACGATAAGACCAAGGAATTTTCGATTCGATTATTCGGAGTCAATTTCCGTGGCAAACCGCAGACGCATAAGCTACAGTTTAATAATGCAACTCTATCGTTTAACTATCCGATAGTTGCAAGTAATAATAGAGTGTATATTCCAAGTTATGCTTTTTCTAAAGAATTAGGTGGCACATTGACGCTAGAAAACAACATGTTAGAAGTGAAATTCAAGAACTATCTTAAAGCAGCATCACTTCTTATTAAGTAGTAGATATTTATTCCATGTGGTTGCGCTATCATTTTATATGATTTTAGCAATATAAAAATCAAACAAAACTCAGGAGGGAACAAATTATGTCTAAAAAATTAGTATGGTTATTCGTAGCAGCTTTCGTAGTACTTGGCGTAATGGCTTTTGAAGCGGAAGAAGCTTCTGCACTTCCAACAATGGGCGCAAACTGTGCTCAAGCTGGATGTCATGATGGCGTTACTCGTAACGCTCCAGGTGGAGGACCAGTTGTAAAGGCTCCAGCAGCACCAAAACCAGCAGCACCAGCACCAAAACCTGCTACACCAGCACCAACTGCACCTTCAAAAGCTCCAGTACCTGCAAACAAAGTAGTAACTGTAGATGCTAAGTTCTTAGATAAGACTGGCAAAGTTGACGTAGTAGTAGTAAACAAAGACGTATATGTAAGTGTTCGTTCAGCAGCAACTTTCTTTGGCGCTACTGTTCAGTACGATGCAGCTACTAAAGCTACAGTTTTAAAGATCAAAGGATACGAAGCAAAAGGCCGTCAAGGTCACAAAGGTTTCTCTATGAACAACAAAGCGTTCATGCTTAACAAACCAATTATTAACGTAGATGGCAAGCTTTATATCCAAGCTCATTCAATCGCTAAGATTTCTGGAGACTTATTAAAAGCTCCTATGAAAGCATCTTTAGCTAAGAACGTTCTTGAAGTAAAGTAATTCAATCATAAACATAAAGTCTCTGCCATGCAGAGGCTTTTTTTATTGCCCTTAGCTTTCTCAAAAGGGCGTATTCCTATTCTTGTTGATGAGAATGTGGATATGCTATACTAGCATAAGAATAGTAGGAGTTTAGTTGAGCTTAGGAGGAAACCGAGATGATTTTGATGATTGATAATTATGATTCCTTTACTTACAACATTGTGCAGTACCTAGGAGAGTTAGGAGAAGAGATTCAGGTCTTCCGCAATGACCAGATTACGATTGAAGAAATAGCGGAGAAAACCCCGCAAGCGATTGTTATATCGCCAGGCCCTTGTACACCCAATGAAGCTGGTATAAGCTTAGATGTCATTCAGCATTTTAAAGGTGCCATTCCGATTTTAGGTATTTGTTTGGGGCATCAATCGATTGGTCAGGCATTTGGCGGCGATGTCGTAAGAGCAGAACGTATAATGCATGGAAAGACGTCTGAAGTAGTACATGATGGAAAGACTATATTTCAAGACATCCCATCGCCCCTTGTCGTGACGAGATACCATTCCTTATTAGTGAAGAAAGAAACAATGCCAGAGTGCCTAGAAATTTCTGCAGAGACTGCAGAGCAGGAAGTGATGGGTCTTAGGCATAGGGAATTTATGATTGAGGGCTTACAGTTCCACCCAGAATCGATTAAAACGGATTATGGAAAAAAGTTAATTGCTAATTTCGTTCACCAGGCGAAGGAGTTTCATAAAAAATAAAAGTAAGGGCATATCTATGGAACAAATACAAAGAATCGTGGAACATAAAAAGTTTCAATATTATCTAAATAAAATCTCGCAGCTAGAGCAGGGCAGACCGTATTGTTTGCACCCGATAGAGCATTCATTAGATGTGGCGAGAATTGCGTATATACTTTGGTTAGAGGAGGGCATTAAGAATTGCCAAGTTTCTCTGCCAAATTTTCATATAAAGAAATGTATATATGCGGCTGCTCTACTCCACGATATTGGGCGATTTCGCCAATATCTATATGGCGAAAGGCATCCTGAGGCAAGCTACTTATTAGCTCAAAGTATTTTAGATGATACTGGCTTTGAAACTCCCGAACAAGAAATTATTTTAGATGCTATTCGTTTCCACAATAGAAATGAGTCAGAGCATGCGATGACGAGAATTTTCCAAAAAGCCGATCGCTATTCCAGAACCTGCTGGAAATGTCGTGAACAAAGCAGTTGCTATAAATTATCGGAAATGGATACACGCCATGGGATTATTTATTGAATGGAAGAGGAGTTTAATGGGATGAACCGACATAATGTTTATTTTCGTTCTATATATAACCAGAAAGAGTTGCAATTGGCGATGTCGAATATAGGAGCGGATTCCCCGGGCATTCACGTGATGAAGCAAAAAGGGGAATTTTTTCATATTGTTATTCATGATGTGAACCTTCGCGCTGCCAATTTAATTAAGCAAGAGCTGCTTAGCAAGGGCGGTGACGCATGTGTCCACAAACAAGTTTCTCAACTTACGGCGGACCATTCCGATATTATGTTATTATGTACTCGACGCGAACTGGAACGAGTAATTTCTAATTTTCAGTCACAACCATTTGGGTTGAAGCAGTTGGCTATCGAGCTAAAAAAAGCACTTACATGCTTCGATATGAAAAACAAACCTACTTTACCAGCTTGGGCACAGTCTTTAAAGCTACCGTTGAAAGAAAGAACATTAATTATGGGTATTCTCAATGTGACTCCAGACTCCTTTTCAGATGGTGGAAGATTTATCGCAGAGGAAAAAGCTGTCGTAAGGGCCCTTGAAATGATTGACCAAGGTGCGGATATATTGGACATAGGTGGAGAATCAACGCGTCCAGGTGCCGTTCCTGTCGATATAGAAACGGAATTACAAAGAGTAATTCCTATCATACATGCAATTAAAAAAGTGACGGAAATACCGATATCGGTTGATACATATAAAGCAGAAGTAGCAAAAGCAGCAGTGGAAGCTGGCGCTGATATGATTAATGATATTTGGGGCCTAAAGAAGGATTCGTGTATGGCTAAAGTAGCCGCAGACACACAAGTGCCTGTTATCATCATGCATAACCGAGCAAACACATTGTACGCTGATCTAATATCCGATATGATTTCGGATTTGCGTGAAAGCGTGCAAATAGCGGAAGATGCTGGTGTCTTATCAGAAAACATCATATTAGATCCTGGAATTGGTTTTGCGAAAGACTACCCGCAGAATTTAGAAGTCATGTATCGTTTGCGCGACATTACGAACTTAGGCTATCCGACGTTACTGGGCACATCGAGAAAGTCTTTAATCGCTAAAACGTTGAATTTGCCAGTGGAAGAACGTATCGAAGGGACCGCTGCAACAGTCGCCCTAGGTATAGAGCGTGGGGTAGACATTGTTCGAGTGCACGATGTGCGTGAAATGAAACGAGTATGCGTCATGATGGATGCAATGGTACGGAGAGGTGATGCGTAATGGACAAGATTCTTATGAAAGGCATGCAATTCTATGGTTATCACGGAGTGTTGCAAGAAGAGCAGATTCTTGGCCAGCCGTTTATAATAGATATCGAACTATATTTACCTCTTTCTGGGGCAGGTATCAATGATAGCATTGACCAAACGGTACATTATGGCATGGTATATGAAGATGTAAAAGCAATAGTAGAAACTCGAAGATTTGACTTAATTGAAGCATTGGCAGAAACTATTGCAACTGAAGTTTTATTAAACTATCCAATCGTAGAAGAAATAAAGGTGCAGATTCAAAAACCGCAAGCTCCGGTGAAAGGTATTTTTTCATATATGGGGGTTGAGATTACAAGGAAGAGGTAGAAGTATGCAGCTAGTATATTTGGGACTTGGTTCGAATATTGAAGATCGATTGTGCTATATTCGTAGCGCCATTCAGAAAATTGATAATTTGCCGCATACACGAGTCGTGGAAATGGCTCCTATTTATGTATCGGAACCTTGGGGAGTCAAGGAACAAACTGATTTTTTGAATACTGTAATTGCAGTTGAAACTACCATCACTCCAGAAGAACTCTTATGCTTATTGCAAGATATTGAAAAAATGCTAGGTAGGATTAAAGAGTATCACTGGGGGCCTCGGACAATCGATATAGATATTTTGTTATATGAGGATTGCATCATTGATACAGATGTTTTAGTCGTCCCTCATCCACACATGCTAGAGCGAAACTTCGTACTTGTTCCATTAAGTGTTCTTAATCCAAGCAAAGTCATCCCGGGTTGTAGAGAACCCATTAATATCCTTGCCCAACGATGTGGGAATGTTGGATTATATGAATGGGAAGGAGATAAAATCGATTGATGAATATACGAGAGGTTACCATCGAATCACCTATTGTTCTTGCACCGATGGCAGGCATTACGAATTATGCATTTCGCATTTTAGCAAAAGAGAATGGATGCGGTTTAGTATGCGCCGAAATGGTTAGCGATAAAGGACTGCTCTTTGGCAATGAACGAACTTCAAGAATGTTGTTCGTTGACCCGCAAGAACGTCCGCTCAGTATGCAGCTTTTCGGTTCAGATGTGGAGAGTCTTGTACAAGCAGCTAAGATTGTAGATGACTCTGATGCCGATATTATAGATATTAATATGGGTTGTCCTGTACCAAAGGTTACAAAACCGGGTGGCGGAGCAGCTTTAATGAAAGACTTGAAGAAAGCAAAAGCCATTATAGAATCTGTAGTGAAAGCAGTAAGTAAACCCGTGACTGTGAAGATGCGCAAAGGCTGGGACGATGATCAGGTGAATGTAATAGAATTGGCTAGCATTGCTGAGGAAGCGGGAGCTAGTGCGATTACTGTACACGGGCGGACTAGGGCACAGATGTATAGTGGCAAAGCAGATTGGGATATTATAAGAGAAGTAGTAAAAACAGTAAAAATTCCTGTCATAGGGAATGGGGATGTAACGGGTCCGGAGTCTGCGAAAGCCCTATTTGATTACACGGGATGTCAGGCAATCATGATAGGACGAGCAGCACAAGGCAATCCGTGGATCTTTAAACGCATACGACACTACCTTGAAAATGGCGAAATATTAGATGAACCAACTGTAATGGAGCGCATCAATACCTGCTTGAGACATCTCGAACTATTAATGGAA from Desulfuribacillus stibiiarsenatis encodes the following:
- the pabA gene encoding aminodeoxychorismate/anthranilate synthase component II, giving the protein MILMIDNYDSFTYNIVQYLGELGEEIQVFRNDQITIEEIAEKTPQAIVISPGPCTPNEAGISLDVIQHFKGAIPILGICLGHQSIGQAFGGDVVRAERIMHGKTSEVVHDGKTIFQDIPSPLVVTRYHSLLVKKETMPECLEISAETAEQEVMGLRHREFMIEGLQFHPESIKTDYGKKLIANFVHQAKEFHKK
- a CDS encoding HD domain-containing protein yields the protein MEQIQRIVEHKKFQYYLNKISQLEQGRPYCLHPIEHSLDVARIAYILWLEEGIKNCQVSLPNFHIKKCIYAAALLHDIGRFRQYLYGERHPEASYLLAQSILDDTGFETPEQEIILDAIRFHNRNESEHAMTRIFQKADRYSRTCWKCREQSSCYKLSEMDTRHGIIY
- the folP gene encoding dihydropteroate synthase; the protein is MNRHNVYFRSIYNQKELQLAMSNIGADSPGIHVMKQKGEFFHIVIHDVNLRAANLIKQELLSKGGDACVHKQVSQLTADHSDIMLLCTRRELERVISNFQSQPFGLKQLAIELKKALTCFDMKNKPTLPAWAQSLKLPLKERTLIMGILNVTPDSFSDGGRFIAEEKAVVRALEMIDQGADILDIGGESTRPGAVPVDIETELQRVIPIIHAIKKVTEIPISVDTYKAEVAKAAVEAGADMINDIWGLKKDSCMAKVAADTQVPVIIMHNRANTLYADLISDMISDLRESVQIAEDAGVLSENIILDPGIGFAKDYPQNLEVMYRLRDITNLGYPTLLGTSRKSLIAKTLNLPVEERIEGTAATVALGIERGVDIVRVHDVREMKRVCVMMDAMVRRGDA
- a CDS encoding peptidyl-prolyl cis-trans isomerase, with amino-acid sequence MKVKVLWGLVVVLFIALIIALYQQLTTTEVARIEQKVISEQEFVNELIKRHGSQLLKEMIEKEAISFEAKRLAVEVSEREVDKEIEKYRHNFMDSNKDLETLLLEEYGIVLAQLKEDIRYNLLLEKLATLDVKVTESEIEKYYQENIDQYKEPAKLHIRRILVKDRDEANRVRRDLQEGADFAALAMEVSQDRITAANGGDLGYISVDSIYVDFEIIDTALRLNVGQYSQPFYNFEGWNIILLEDITEEKLYDFAEVKPLIHRELALRQAAKPLNEYLQDLIRKLDVEIQNPLVQSNLK
- the hypE gene encoding hydrogenase expression/formation protein HypE, which translates into the protein MTEKILLAHGDGGKLTHDLVDSIFAKHFYSSDQVLPDAFVADNEEGRIAFTTDTFVVNPLFFKGGDIGKIAIAGTVNDLAVVGAIPKYISCGFIIEEGFSIADLEKIVVSMAKTANEAQVKIVTGDTKVVEKNKGDGVFINTSGIGFIPLQSQLSYRNIAVGDAVLINGNIGEHGMAIMSERSGLNFSSPVQSDCQALNLFIKKLMEHVPDVRFMRDPTRGGIATTLKEIAVDTRLNIIIDEESLPVSDELMGAADLLGLDPLYLANEGKVLVFVPEHQVELALEIMRSMPEGIGSTQIAKVEEGNGQVFLQTAFGGKKIIDLLAGAPLPRIC
- the cysK gene encoding cysteine synthase A — encoded protein: MRTVKNISDLIGFTPIVKLNRVVGAEDAEVYVKLESYNPGSSVKDRIALAMIEDAESKGLLKEGSTILEPTSGNTGIGLAMLAAAKGYRAILVMPETMSMERRNLLKAFGADLVLTPGAEGMGGAIRKAEEIAKENPDYFVPQQFKNMSNPEVHRKTTAIEILEQMESNIDAFVSGIGTGGTITGVGEVLKEKIPNVEIIAVEPMASPVLSGGKPGPHKIQGIGAGFVPDVLNTKVYDKIQKVENEEAMEMGRRLAKEEGLLVGISSGAAIHAAILVAKRLGKGKKVVVVAPDTGERYLSTALFQFE
- the hypD gene encoding hydrogenase formation protein HypD, whose translation is MSKNKATNVYRDPVLGKELIEAILRQADIFQEKFGRKANLMEVCGTHTVSVSKAGLREVFRDKIELISGPGCPVCVTSHEDIDYMIELGKQQNVILCTFGDMMRVPGSDSSLAEEKANGHDIRVLYSPLEALDIAEENLDKKVIFLAVGFETTTPAIAATIDMAEQRGIENYYVFTAHKICPPVVKLLFQDPNLKVDGLLLPGHVAAIVGRKALDFIATEYHVPSSIAGFEPLDVLAGMFDILRMLNKGEAAVTNQYLRVVKEEGNIPAQEMLEKYFQATDSNWRGIGNIPGSGLELRDPYKKYDARTLFDIKVSATVKTKGCRCGEVLSGYIKPTECGHFGKSCTPVSPVGPCMVSYEGTCATYYKYERKV
- the hslO gene encoding Hsp33 family molecular chaperone HslO; this encodes MMQQDYAIRATGFQDKVRIFACRTTNLVNEIHRRHDTSATVSAAVGRVASIGAMMGLMHKGNEKITIQVSGDGPVGRIIVDADACGVVRGYVTNPQVDFPQNEFGKLDVRRAVGTTGTIYVIKDIGMKEPYRGSSEIISGEIGEDFTYYFTQSEQTPSAVGVGVLVDTDLSIKAAGGFIIQLFPGAPDEVVQALEQRLATLGNVSKKIDEGLTPEDLVHYIAGDGKILQRQDICFDCNCSIDRVKGMIKQLGLAEVQSMLSVERQAEVVCNFCNEKHMVSESDLEQIESELEGK
- the folB gene encoding dihydroneopterin aldolase: MDKILMKGMQFYGYHGVLQEEQILGQPFIIDIELYLPLSGAGINDSIDQTVHYGMVYEDVKAIVETRRFDLIEALAETIATEVLLNYPIVEEIKVQIQKPQAPVKGIFSYMGVEITRKR
- a CDS encoding stalk domain-containing protein, producing the protein MKPTYWYFPIFALVIAVIMFFVYDSRTSDVIGTTPQQVDTEELSDGLDIEDYATVDDAIHEMPIEEFEFTMFGRTGKVNVIRYYDEELYLDMDSIAGWDNRIVDWNEDKSLFTAPFFGMKFSAPGEGYDFMVGETPFLLYYPIIIRSEIVYFPLHSLAANFGGYISREGDNKISFNVQDLPEEATETPENLQTPTDEKSSSKKEKERNIVIDLTKVKMERVDFKVLQANGKVDIFRFEDEIYFDMQSLAEYYGKSIAWDDKTKEFSIRLFGVNFRGKPQTHKLQFNNATLSFNYPIVASNNRVYIPSYAFSKELGGTLTLENNMLEVKFKNYLKAASLLIK
- the dusB gene encoding tRNA dihydrouridine synthase DusB, with amino-acid sequence MMNIREVTIESPIVLAPMAGITNYAFRILAKENGCGLVCAEMVSDKGLLFGNERTSRMLFVDPQERPLSMQLFGSDVESLVQAAKIVDDSDADIIDINMGCPVPKVTKPGGGAALMKDLKKAKAIIESVVKAVSKPVTVKMRKGWDDDQVNVIELASIAEEAGASAITVHGRTRAQMYSGKADWDIIREVVKTVKIPVIGNGDVTGPESAKALFDYTGCQAIMIGRAAQGNPWIFKRIRHYLENGEILDEPTVMERINTCLRHLELLMEVKEERVAVQEMRKHAAWYLKGLNKAAFVRNEIMKANTKDELKGLLHAFAAQKS
- a CDS encoding stalk domain-containing protein — protein: MSKKLVWLFVAAFVVLGVMAFEAEEASALPTMGANCAQAGCHDGVTRNAPGGGPVVKAPAAPKPAAPAPKPATPAPTAPSKAPVPANKVVTVDAKFLDKTGKVDVVVVNKDVYVSVRSAATFFGATVQYDAATKATVLKIKGYEAKGRQGHKGFSMNNKAFMLNKPIINVDGKLYIQAHSIAKISGDLLKAPMKASLAKNVLEVK
- the folK gene encoding 2-amino-4-hydroxy-6-hydroxymethyldihydropteridine diphosphokinase, translating into MQLVYLGLGSNIEDRLCYIRSAIQKIDNLPHTRVVEMAPIYVSEPWGVKEQTDFLNTVIAVETTITPEELLCLLQDIEKMLGRIKEYHWGPRTIDIDILLYEDCIIDTDVLVVPHPHMLERNFVLVPLSVLNPSKVIPGCREPINILAQRCGNVGLYEWEGDKID